The Primulina tabacum isolate GXHZ01 chromosome 7, ASM2559414v2, whole genome shotgun sequence genome includes a window with the following:
- the LOC142552057 gene encoding pentatricopeptide repeat-containing protein At1g80270, mitochondrial-like yields the protein MWALRRASIHLKNRVFIVRGTQIFFTKSEIASCSLGHYNPVFAESEVLIDGLLSSTKFYSTSSSSKLYMAVHTLSSTKFCSTSSSSKLYTAVHTFSSQAGTESGGENGDDLEDGFSELEGPTDATQEALSGDENIDDQLISEEDSAATYTNNAFLEIGTEVDGGEKKYSKTRATSPMTEAILAAPPLTIHKVLDKWVEEGKEVTRKEVTSTFLHLRKRKLFLKALKLSEWLKSTKHLDFLERDHASHVDFIAKASSIFQADDYINKIPESFRGEHVYRTLLANCVATTHVKKSEEVFNRMKDLKFPLTTFTCNQLLILYKRTNKKKIADVLLLMEKENIKPSLFTYQLLIDVKGLSKDIAGMEQVLETMKAEGLEVDTRIQASLARHYAANGLKNKAEAVLKEMEGENIQKNRWVCKTLLPIYASLRRGDEVDRLWEVCKSNPGLEECMAAIVAWGKLDRIADAEETFEKMLKMLKKPASKHFSVLLKVYMDRKMIEKGKELVRRMAETCPSIWPSTLDSLVRLYIDAGEVEKAEKILDAAHVRNKGRPMFTSFLAVMDQYANRGDIHNAEKIFQKMRQAGYFSRLQPYQSLVRAYTNAKSPAYGFTERMKADNIYPDKVMSNLLTQVDPFRKTEVDELLG from the exons ATGTGGGCACTTCGCAGAGCCTCCATTCATCTCAA GAATCGTGTATTCATCGTACGGGGAACACaaattttcttcacaaaatcagaaATTGCAAGTTGTTCTCTGGGCCATTACAATCCTGTATTTGCTGAGTCTGAAGTATTAATTGATGGGCTGTTATCTTCTACTAAATTCTATAGCACATCATCCAGTTCAAAGTTATACATGGCTGTACACACCTTATCTTCTACTAAATTCTGTAGCACATCATCCAGTTCAAAGTTATACACGGCTGTACACACATTTTCTTCACAGGCCGGTACTGAGAGTGGTGGAGAAAACGGTGATGACTTGGAGGATGGTTTTTCTGAACTTGAAGGTCCTACTGATGCTACTCAAGAAGCTTTATCTGGCGATGAAAACattgatgatcagttgatatctGAAGAGGATTCTGCTGCTACTTATACGAATAATGCGTTTTTGGAAATAGGTACTGAGGTTGATGGTGGAgagaaaaaatattcaaaaacaaGAGCTACATCGCCTATGACTGAGGCTATTCTAGCTGCCCCTCCTTTAACTATTCACAAGGTTCTGGATAAATGGGTTGAGGAAGGAAAAGAAGTGACGAGAAAAGAAGTGACATCGACCTTTCTTCATCTTCGAAAAAGGAAATTGTTCTTAAAGGCCTTGAAG CTTTCAGAATGGTTGAAGTCAACAAAGCATCTCGATTTTCTGGAGAGAGATCATGCTTCTCATGTTGATTTCATTGCCAAAGCAAGTAGTATTTTTCAAGCAGATGACTACATTAATAAGATACCCGAATCCTTCAGAGGAGAACACGTCTACCGTACATTATTGGCTAACTGTGTCGCAACAACACATGTGAAGAAGTCCGAGGAAGTCTTCAATAGAATGAAGGATTTGAAATTCCCCTTGACAACCTTTACTTGCAACCAGCTGCTTATTCTGTACAAGAGAACCAATAAGAAAAAAATTGCCGATGTTCTGTTGTTGATGgagaaagaaaatattaagccATCCCTTTTCACATACCAACTTCTGATTGATGTCAAGGGGTTATCTAAAGATATAGCTGGTATGGAACAGGTTCTCGAGACAATGAAGGCCGAAGGCCTGGAAGTCGATACTCGAATTCAAGCATCTCTTGCACGGCACTATGCTGCTAACGGGCTGAAAAACAAAGCTGAGGCTGTGTTAAAAGAGATGGAAGGAGAAAACATTCAAAAAAACCGTTGGGTGTGTAAAACACTTCTCCCTATTTATGCTTCTCTCAGAAGGGGTGATGAAGTTGATCGGCTCTGGGAAGTTTGTAAGTCTAACCCTGGATTGGAAGAGTGCATGGCCGCTATTGTAGCTTGGGGAAAGCTCGATAGGATTGCAGATGCCGAGGAAACTTTTGAGAAAATGTTGAAAATGTTGAAGAAGCCAGCTTCGAAACATTTTTCTGTTCTACTCAAGGTTTACATGGATCGTAAAATGATAGAGAAAGGAAAGGAACTGGTGCGGCGAATGGCGGAAACTTGTCCCAGTATTTGGCCATCGACTTTGGATTCACTTGTAAGACTGTATATTGACGCAGGAGAAGTGGAAAAAGCGGAGAAAATTCTTGATGCAGCTCATGTAAGGAACAAAGGGAGACCAATGTTCACTTCTTTCTTAGCTGTAATGGATCAATATGCGAACAGGGGAGATATACACAACGCTGAGAAGATATTCCAAAAGATGAGACAAGCTGGCTATTTCTCAAGACTCCAACCGTATCAGTCCCTTGTTCGGGCATACACAAATGCCAAGTCCCCAGCATATGGCTTCACTGAGAGGATGAAGGCTGACAACATTTACCCAGATAAGGTGATGTCTAATCTGCTTACTCAAGTCGATCCATTTCGAAAGACAGAGGTGGATGAGTTGCTGGGATGA